One genomic segment of Amycolatopsis sp. Hca4 includes these proteins:
- a CDS encoding alpha/beta fold hydrolase, producing MRVLFVHGAFVRDGAWWWQPTADVLARHGLRSSAAVLPSCEAEPRGDLHDDAAAVRALLDGSDEPALLVGHSYGGMVITTVGDHPAVHRLVYVTSFLPDVGEALADFGTGEPPPWHLSHDDGTASVREEFVRPLFAQDFDDATYAAAAGRLTAQNEAVFGQPATRAAWRTVPSTYLLCGEDRATLPGTQRAQAARATDVVELPVAHHPFVTRPDLVAEVLLRPRPTG from the coding sequence ATGCGGGTCCTCTTCGTCCACGGCGCCTTCGTCCGCGACGGCGCCTGGTGGTGGCAGCCGACGGCCGACGTACTCGCCCGGCACGGTCTGCGCAGCTCAGCGGCAGTGCTGCCGAGCTGCGAGGCCGAGCCGCGGGGCGATCTCCACGACGACGCGGCGGCCGTCCGGGCCCTGCTCGACGGCTCCGACGAACCCGCCCTGCTCGTCGGTCACTCGTACGGCGGCATGGTGATCACCACAGTGGGCGATCACCCCGCGGTCCACCGGCTCGTCTACGTGACGTCGTTCCTGCCGGACGTCGGCGAGGCACTCGCGGACTTCGGGACGGGCGAGCCGCCGCCGTGGCACCTCAGCCACGACGACGGCACCGCGAGCGTCCGGGAAGAGTTCGTCCGGCCGCTGTTCGCCCAGGACTTCGACGACGCCACCTACGCCGCGGCCGCCGGCCGGCTCACCGCCCAAAACGAGGCGGTGTTCGGCCAGCCGGCGACCCGGGCGGCGTGGCGGACCGTCCCGTCGACCTACCTCCTCTGCGGCGAAGACCGCGCGACGCTGCCCGGGACCCAGCGGGCCCAGGCGGCGCGCGCCACCGACGTCGTCGAGCTGCCGGTGGCGCACCACCCCTTCGTCACCCGGCCGGACCTGGTGGCCGAGGTGCTGCTCAGGCCGCGTCCCACAGGGTGA
- a CDS encoding sigma-70 family RNA polymerase sigma factor yields MTELGTVPPPAASESDEQALLQRLRNGEDAAFGELFELHAAAVRRLAQSLAADRSEAEDITAETFFRVLQALRRGAGPRDYVRAYLLTVARRVSWEWHGARRDVPVSDDELTFRAGAGADTHARTAEHTLITTAFTSLPERWRTVLWQTEVEGEQPAMVAPHFGLSANATAALARRARQGLRAAYLQAHLSVSRGPDSCRAVVEKLGGFTAGSVTGAEAERIKAHLVGCSSCRATQDELRDVCSSLRAHAGVLVLLVPAAASAGGSGVLAGLGAAVKGVLVGSKVKIGLALASTAAVGAVGVAAGPVLFGSGPVQDIGLPGGAPELIVVPPSETHHQPPPQVPPEPRIGIGVLNGRGTGGAVPPRARGGERQAAANEVPQLPVAGDVPVGEVAGDGEQPVPREDLTSSTFMATDHPATSPRLDTTSRPDVTMTTESTEEPVPEDAEAPEVSPTGKPGPSSDAADKPAPKDDETGTTEPPTTETPTTETPPTETPTAETPTTVTPTSEKPCPAGASAVTGSGEPADPAAAAPSGS; encoded by the coding sequence ATGACCGAGCTGGGCACGGTGCCGCCACCAGCGGCCTCGGAATCCGACGAGCAGGCACTGCTGCAACGGCTGCGCAACGGCGAGGACGCCGCGTTCGGGGAGCTGTTCGAGCTGCACGCCGCCGCGGTCCGCCGGCTCGCGCAGAGCCTGGCCGCCGACCGGTCCGAAGCCGAGGACATCACCGCGGAGACGTTCTTCCGCGTGCTGCAGGCGCTCCGCCGGGGTGCCGGTCCCCGTGACTACGTCCGCGCCTACCTGCTCACCGTGGCCCGCCGGGTGTCGTGGGAGTGGCACGGTGCGCGCCGGGACGTCCCGGTCTCCGACGACGAACTGACCTTCCGGGCCGGGGCGGGTGCCGACACGCACGCCCGCACGGCCGAGCACACGTTGATCACGACGGCGTTCACCAGCCTGCCGGAGCGCTGGCGGACGGTGTTGTGGCAGACCGAGGTCGAGGGCGAGCAGCCCGCGATGGTCGCTCCCCACTTCGGGTTGAGCGCGAACGCGACCGCCGCGCTGGCCCGCCGGGCCCGCCAGGGGCTGCGTGCGGCGTACCTGCAGGCGCACCTTTCCGTGAGCCGCGGGCCGGATTCGTGCCGGGCCGTGGTCGAGAAGCTCGGCGGGTTCACCGCGGGCAGCGTCACCGGTGCCGAGGCCGAGCGGATCAAGGCGCACCTGGTCGGCTGCTCGTCGTGCCGCGCGACCCAGGACGAGCTGCGTGACGTCTGTTCGTCGCTGCGGGCGCACGCCGGGGTGCTGGTGCTGCTGGTGCCGGCCGCCGCGTCGGCGGGCGGCAGCGGGGTGCTGGCCGGCCTGGGTGCCGCGGTCAAGGGCGTGCTGGTCGGTTCGAAGGTCAAAATCGGGCTGGCGCTGGCGTCGACCGCCGCGGTCGGTGCCGTCGGCGTTGCGGCCGGGCCGGTGCTGTTCGGGTCCGGGCCGGTGCAGGACATCGGCTTGCCCGGCGGGGCGCCCGAGCTGATCGTGGTGCCGCCGTCGGAGACGCACCACCAGCCGCCGCCGCAGGTGCCGCCGGAGCCGCGGATCGGCATCGGCGTGCTGAACGGCCGGGGCACCGGTGGCGCGGTGCCGCCGCGGGCGCGTGGCGGCGAGCGGCAGGCCGCCGCGAACGAGGTGCCGCAGCTGCCGGTGGCCGGGGACGTCCCGGTCGGCGAGGTGGCCGGGGACGGCGAGCAGCCCGTCCCGCGCGAGGACCTCACGTCGTCGACGTTCATGGCGACCGACCACCCGGCGACGTCGCCGCGGCTGGACACGACGTCCAGGCCCGACGTGACGATGACGACCGAGTCCACCGAAGAGCCCGTGCCGGAGGACGCCGAAGCGCCCGAAGTGTCGCCGACCGGGAAACCGGGGCCGTCGTCGGACGCGGCGGACAAGCCCGCACCGAAGGACGACGAGACCGGGACGACCGAGCCGCCGACCACGGAAACGCCGACCACGGAAACGCCGCCCACCGAGACACCCACCGCGGAGACACCGACCACCGTGACGCCGACTTCGGAGAAGCCGTGCCCGGCCGGCGCATCGGCCGTCACCGGGTCGGGCGAACCGGCGGATCCGGCTGCGGCCGCGCCGTCGGGTTCCTGA
- a CDS encoding DUF2716 domain-containing protein — protein MNAAWEAVSRVVDEPAWYWVYDKLAFWPSTYANAWPGFREPVPSRTWDLSPGDLDRASAEFRLGPYAVEEHLLAGIALAAFREVCGPDDWMWALHWQHQSYRIRPHLMSGSARWPVPVFPRADYHLFLASDFSFGTLGHPWERTLCVFGEKLVPAFERLGEGVLENVLRRDGKPSALAR, from the coding sequence GTGAATGCTGCTTGGGAAGCCGTCTCCCGCGTCGTCGACGAGCCCGCCTGGTACTGGGTCTACGACAAGCTGGCGTTCTGGCCGAGCACCTACGCCAACGCCTGGCCGGGTTTCCGCGAGCCGGTGCCGTCGCGGACCTGGGACCTGTCGCCGGGGGACCTGGACCGCGCCTCGGCCGAGTTCCGCCTCGGCCCGTACGCGGTCGAAGAGCACCTGCTCGCGGGCATCGCGCTGGCGGCGTTCCGCGAGGTGTGCGGCCCGGATGACTGGATGTGGGCGCTGCACTGGCAGCACCAGTCCTACCGGATCCGGCCGCACCTGATGTCCGGGAGCGCCCGCTGGCCGGTGCCGGTGTTCCCGCGCGCGGACTACCACCTGTTCCTGGCGTCGGACTTCTCCTTCGGCACGCTCGGCCACCCGTGGGAGCGGACGCTCTGCGTGTTCGGCGAGAAGCTGGTGCCGGCGTTCGAGCGGCTGGGTGAAGGCGTGCTGGAGAACGTGCTGCGCCGAGACGGGAAGCCATCGGCGCTGGCCCGCTGA
- a CDS encoding immunity 7 family protein translates to MFEYHGWVTIQATASGDDDAALLERLVDRVHRAIRDAAELDLVDLRWSAGIPMLHFGGFDKHGGQAAELLTLFTRAGELAPGSYGLLYTWDDQDTENDNNFRVYRMARGQVTEREDPHLTPVAPTVLDTYEL, encoded by the coding sequence GTGTTCGAATATCACGGCTGGGTGACCATCCAGGCGACCGCGAGCGGCGACGACGACGCGGCGCTCCTGGAGCGCCTGGTCGACCGCGTACACCGCGCGATCCGCGACGCGGCCGAACTCGACCTGGTCGACCTCCGCTGGAGCGCGGGGATCCCCATGCTCCACTTCGGCGGCTTCGACAAGCACGGCGGCCAGGCCGCCGAACTGCTCACGCTGTTCACCCGCGCGGGCGAATTGGCCCCTGGCTCCTACGGCCTGCTCTACACGTGGGACGACCAGGACACGGAGAACGACAACAACTTCCGCGTCTACCGGATGGCCCGAGGCCAGGTGACCGAGCGGGAGGACCCACACTTGACCCCGGTGGCCCCCACGGTTCTGGACACCTACGAACTCTGA